In Aedes albopictus strain Foshan chromosome 3, AalbF5, whole genome shotgun sequence, the following are encoded in one genomic region:
- the LOC134290678 gene encoding uncharacterized protein LOC134290678 encodes MIGETKQRAIRRFLQIEKRLDQDPNLRQQYADFMQEYLELGHMKCIGAADDSTLDVGKTIRVHEDDTPLQRILWRFSKSEPLQVFELLTVTYGLAPSSFLATRVRKQLALDSDRNYRLASDAVQEDFYMDDFISGAKLIDEAIELQGETQALMAEGGLELRKWCSNKAEVLRNIPAESLGGESTLHFDNQQRIKTLGVGWETGPDQFCIEIQSAVEPERITKRNIFSAIAKLYDPLGLVSPVVAWAKIRMQQLWVMNAAWDDPVPDDIKVKWNEFSSQLLYLEEYKVPRYLFLSDSSSVQFHVFSDASEAGYGACIYARSTGMEGNVKIELIAAKSRVAPLKRITLPRLELCAALLGAKLYTKISTALRMESTLWNRTSEIQKLTHDHSWNHVSGIDNPADHISRGMLPKEFIASTNWRNGPPWLAQREDSWPKSSSEVPSEDLLERRKTVLLLQTHYFSASRTAVNEGLIILNLHPPRFVN; translated from the exons ATGATTGGTGAAACAAAGCAAAGGGCTATCCGACGATTTCTTCAAATCGAAAAGCGTTTGGATCAGGATCCGAATCTGCGCCAACAATACGCGGACTTTATGCAGGAGTATTTGGAACTTGGGCATATGAAATGCATCGGTGCGGCCGACGATTCCACTTTGGATGTTGGCAAAACG ATTCGTGTCCATGAGGATGACACTCCACTTCAACGGATCTTGTGGCGCTTCAGCAAATCGGAACCTCTCCAAGTTTTCGAGTTGTTGACGGTCACTTATGGATTGGCTCCATCGTCATTCCTTGCTACTCGGGTGCGGAAACAGCTAGCTCTAGACTCCGATCGAAATTACAGGCTCGCTAGTGACGCAGTACAGGAAGACTTCTATATGGACGATTTTATATCTGGCGCTAAATTAATAGATGAAGCAATCGAACTGCAAGGTGAAACACAAGCTTTGATGGCCGAGGGAGGCTTGGAATTAAGAAAGTGGTGCTCCAACAAGGCAGAAGTACTACGGAACATTCCTGCTGAATCACTAGGAGGAGAATCGACACTGCACTTCGACAACCAGCAAAGGATCAAGACTCTTGGAGTTGGATGGGAGACTGGACCGGATCAATTTTGCATCGAGATACAATCGGCTGTCGAACCGGAAAGGATAACCAAGCGAAACATTTTCTCAGCAATAGCGAAGCTCTACGACCCGCTTGGATTAGTGTCTCCCGTCGTAGCGTGGGCTAAAATCCGTATGCAACAGCTTTGGGTAATGAATGCTGCGTGGGACGATCCAGTACCGGATGACATCAAGGTCAAGTGGAATGAGTTCTCATCACAGCTGCTATATCTCGAAGAGTACAAGGTTCCCCGTTACCTCTTCCTGTCTGATTCTTCATCAGTTCAGTTTCACGTGTTCTCGGACGCATCAGAAGCAGGATATGGCGCGTGCATTTATGCACGTTCTACTGGCATGGAAGGAaacgtaaaaattgaactcatcgCTGCAAAGTCAAGAGTTGCTCCATTGAAACGAATCACACTACCACGGCTCGAACTCTGCGCTGCACTACTAGGAGCTAAACTGTACACAAAGATATCTACAGCGTTGCGGATGGAAAGCACTCTAT GGAACAGAACTTCAGAAATACAGAAGCTAACCCACGATCATTCTTGGAATCACGTCAGCGGCATCGACAATCCAGCAGAtcacatttccagaggaatgttACCCAAAGAATTTATCGCTAGCACCAACTGGCGGAATGGACCACCATGGTTAGCCCAGAGGGAAGATAGTTGGCCTAAATCGTCGAGTGAAGTCCCATCAGAAGATCTATTGGAACGGCGAAAAACGGTGCTTCTGCTGCAGACG CACTACTTCTCCGCTTCAAGAACCGCTGTCAACGAAGGGCTGATCATCCTCAACCTACATCCACCTCGATTCGTGAACTAG